From Cinclus cinclus chromosome 26, bCinCin1.1, whole genome shotgun sequence, one genomic window encodes:
- the GNL2 gene encoding nucleolar GTP-binding protein 2 isoform X2, translated as MVKPRYKGRCSINPSRASTNPDRVGGEGGNNMRDRATIRRLNMYRQKERRNKHGKVIKPLQYQSTVAPGTVARVEPNIKWFGNTRVIKQSSLQKFQEEMETVMKDPYRVIMKQKKLPMSLFYDRIKPHTSRVHILDTETFETTFGPKSQRKRPTLSASDVQSLVENAEASSESYDQGKDRDLVTEDTGVRDEAQEEIFKKGQSKRIWGELYKVIDSSDVVVQVLDARDPIGTRSSHVESYLKKEKHWKHLIFVLNKCDLIPTWATKRWVAVLSQEYPTLAFHASLTNPFGKGAFIQLLRQFGKLHSDKKQISVGFIGYPNVGKSSVINTLRSKKVCSVAPIAGETKVWQYITLMRRIFLIDCPGVVYPSGDSETDIVLKGVVQVEKIKSPQDHIGAVLERAKAEYIRKTYKIDSWTDVEDFLEKLAARTGKLLKGGEPDLQTVSKMVLNDWQRGRIPFFVKPPNAEPGQPGSQVRIAYPGLCPSLILQVTPESSQDNTEEKVSELVVSSVEPAEEGSSTNTEIRELMSHVRQNFGRINVAPQFSEEDLVPVDVPGFDDTDSSGEEEQEEEEKEENEQHHDPGEEELQVAAPGAQESSKAVLKALEDKIAKYKKFLDKAKAKRFSAIRIPKGLSDKVFAKSMQKAEEPKETEDRGSTEKKRKRKEEEEGDDDEDQLGKQPCKKLTSKERRRAERQQRSKKVGVRYYETHNVKNKNKNKKKTGLEGQRSKHKKYKHKQ; from the exons ATGGTGAAACCGCGCTACAAGGGCCGCTGCTCCATCAACCCCTCCCGCGCCAGCACCAACCCCG ATCGCGTCGGGGGCGAGGGAGGGAACAACATGCGGGACCGAGCGACCATCCGGCGCCTCAACATGTACCGGCAAAAGGAGCGCAG GAACAAACATGGCAAAGTGATCAAACCTCTGCAGTATCAGTCCACTGTGGCACCGGGCACCGTCGCAAGAGTGGAACCAAATATCAAATGGTTTG GAAATACCCGTGTGATCAAGCAATCATCTCTACAGAAATtccaggaggagatggagaCTGTGATGAAGGATCCTTACAGGGTGATCATGAAGCAGAAGAAGCTGCCCATGTCCCTTTTCTATGACCGGATCAAACCACAT ACCTCCAGGGTTCACATTCTTGACACAGAAACATTTGAAACAACGTTTGGCCCCAAATCACAAAGGAAAAGACCAACTCTGTCTGCAAGTGATGTGCAGTCTCTAGTGGAGAATGCTGAGGCCTCGTCAGAGTCTTATGACCAGGGCAAGGACCGAGACCTGGTGACAGAGGACACTGGTGTAAG GGATGAAGCACAAGAGGAAATCTTTAAGAAAGGACAGTCCAAAAGAATCTGGGGTGAGCTCTATAAG gtgaTTGACTCATCAGATGTTGTTGTTCAAGTTCTTGATGCTCGGGATCCCATAGGCACTCGCTCCTCTCATGTGGAATCCTATCTTAAAAAGGAGAAACACTGGAAACATCTCATTTTTGTCCTGAACAAATGTGATCTCATTCCTACCTGGGCCACT AAACGCTGGGTTGCTGTCCTGTCCCAGGAGTATCCAACACTTGCTTTCCATGCCAGCCTCACAAACCCATTCGGCAAAGGTGCTTTCATACAGCTCCTAAGGCAGTTTGGAAAG TTACATTCTGACAAGAAGCAGATCAGTGTGGGATTCATTGGTTACCCCAACGTTGGCAAGAGCTCAGTGATCAATACCCTGCGGTCCAAGAAGGTCTGCAGCGTGGCCCCCATTGCAGGGGAAACAAAG GTGTGGCAATACATCACCTTGATGCGGCGGATTTTTCTCATCGACTGCCCTGGGGTGGTTTATCCATCAGGAGACTCAGAGACAGACATTGTGCTGAAGGGAGTG GTTCAAGTTGAAAAGATTAAGAGCCCCCAAGACCATATTGGTGCTGTGCTGGAAAGAGCCAAAGCAGAGTACATCAGGAAGACATACAAAATTGATTCCTGGACAGATGTAGAAGACTTCCTTGAGAAACTTGCTGCTAGGACTGGAAAACTGCTAAAG GGTGGTGAGCCTGATTTGCAGACTGTGAGCAAGATGGTTCTCAATGActggcagaggggcagaatccctttCTTTGTGAAGCCACCAAATGCAGAACCAGGTCAGCCTGGTTCCCAGGTAAGAAT TGCATATCCTGGGCTCTGCCCAAGCTTGATCCTTCAGGTGACACCTGA ATCCAGCCAAGATAATACTGAAGAGAAAGTCTCTGAGTTGGTGGTATCAAGTGTGGAGCCAGCAGAAGAGGGGAGCAGCACAAACACTGAAATCAGGGAGCTCATGTCCCACGTTCGGCAGAACTTTGGCAGGATTAATGTGGCACCTCAATTCTCAGAAGAAGACCTGGTTCCTGTGGATGTGCCAGGTTTTGATGACACAGATTCCTctggagaggaggagcaggaggaagaggaaaaagaagagaatgaGCAACATCACGATCCGGGAGAGGAGGAATTGCAGGTGGCTGCACCAGGTGCCCAGGAGAGCTCTAAAGCAGTTCTTAAGGCTTTGGAGGACAAGAttgcaaaatacaaaaaattttTGGATAAAGCCAAGGCCAAGAGATTCTCAGCAATAAG AATCCCTAAGGGACTGAGTGACAAAGTGTTTGCAAAATCCATGCAGAAGGCTGAAGAACCCAAAGAAACTGAAGACAGAG gcagcacagagaagaaaagaaagaggaaagaagaagaggaaggtgatgatgatgaagacCAGTTGGGTAAACAGCCTTGTAAGAAACTCACATCCAAAGAA AGGAGACGAGCTGAGAGGCAGCAGCGCTCCAAAAAAGTCGGAGTCCGGTATTATGAAACTCACAACgtgaaaaataagaataagaacaagaaaaaaactggCTTGGAGGGACAAAGATCAAAgcacaaaaaatacaaacataagCAATAG
- the GNL2 gene encoding nucleolar GTP-binding protein 2 isoform X1: protein MVKPRYKGRCSINPSRASTNPDRVGGEGGNNMRDRATIRRLNMYRQKERRNKHGKVIKPLQYQSTVAPGTVARVEPNIKWFGNTRVIKQSSLQKFQEEMETVMKDPYRVIMKQKKLPMSLFYDRIKPHTSRVHILDTETFETTFGPKSQRKRPTLSASDVQSLVENAEASSESYDQGKDRDLVTEDTGVRDEAQEEIFKKGQSKRIWGELYKVIDSSDVVVQVLDARDPIGTRSSHVESYLKKEKHWKHLIFVLNKCDLIPTWATKRWVAVLSQEYPTLAFHASLTNPFGKGAFIQLLRQFGKLHSDKKQISVGFIGYPNVGKSSVINTLRSKKVCSVAPIAGETKVWQYITLMRRIFLIDCPGVVYPSGDSETDIVLKGVVQVEKIKSPQDHIGAVLERAKAEYIRKTYKIDSWTDVEDFLEKLAARTGKLLKGGEPDLQTVSKMVLNDWQRGRIPFFVKPPNAEPGQPGSQPPVLEASVTSSQDNTEEKVSELVVSSVEPAEEGSSTNTEIRELMSHVRQNFGRINVAPQFSEEDLVPVDVPGFDDTDSSGEEEQEEEEKEENEQHHDPGEEELQVAAPGAQESSKAVLKALEDKIAKYKKFLDKAKAKRFSAIRIPKGLSDKVFAKSMQKAEEPKETEDRGSTEKKRKRKEEEEGDDDEDQLGKQPCKKLTSKERRRAERQQRSKKVGVRYYETHNVKNKNKNKKKTGLEGQRSKHKKYKHKQ from the exons ATGGTGAAACCGCGCTACAAGGGCCGCTGCTCCATCAACCCCTCCCGCGCCAGCACCAACCCCG ATCGCGTCGGGGGCGAGGGAGGGAACAACATGCGGGACCGAGCGACCATCCGGCGCCTCAACATGTACCGGCAAAAGGAGCGCAG GAACAAACATGGCAAAGTGATCAAACCTCTGCAGTATCAGTCCACTGTGGCACCGGGCACCGTCGCAAGAGTGGAACCAAATATCAAATGGTTTG GAAATACCCGTGTGATCAAGCAATCATCTCTACAGAAATtccaggaggagatggagaCTGTGATGAAGGATCCTTACAGGGTGATCATGAAGCAGAAGAAGCTGCCCATGTCCCTTTTCTATGACCGGATCAAACCACAT ACCTCCAGGGTTCACATTCTTGACACAGAAACATTTGAAACAACGTTTGGCCCCAAATCACAAAGGAAAAGACCAACTCTGTCTGCAAGTGATGTGCAGTCTCTAGTGGAGAATGCTGAGGCCTCGTCAGAGTCTTATGACCAGGGCAAGGACCGAGACCTGGTGACAGAGGACACTGGTGTAAG GGATGAAGCACAAGAGGAAATCTTTAAGAAAGGACAGTCCAAAAGAATCTGGGGTGAGCTCTATAAG gtgaTTGACTCATCAGATGTTGTTGTTCAAGTTCTTGATGCTCGGGATCCCATAGGCACTCGCTCCTCTCATGTGGAATCCTATCTTAAAAAGGAGAAACACTGGAAACATCTCATTTTTGTCCTGAACAAATGTGATCTCATTCCTACCTGGGCCACT AAACGCTGGGTTGCTGTCCTGTCCCAGGAGTATCCAACACTTGCTTTCCATGCCAGCCTCACAAACCCATTCGGCAAAGGTGCTTTCATACAGCTCCTAAGGCAGTTTGGAAAG TTACATTCTGACAAGAAGCAGATCAGTGTGGGATTCATTGGTTACCCCAACGTTGGCAAGAGCTCAGTGATCAATACCCTGCGGTCCAAGAAGGTCTGCAGCGTGGCCCCCATTGCAGGGGAAACAAAG GTGTGGCAATACATCACCTTGATGCGGCGGATTTTTCTCATCGACTGCCCTGGGGTGGTTTATCCATCAGGAGACTCAGAGACAGACATTGTGCTGAAGGGAGTG GTTCAAGTTGAAAAGATTAAGAGCCCCCAAGACCATATTGGTGCTGTGCTGGAAAGAGCCAAAGCAGAGTACATCAGGAAGACATACAAAATTGATTCCTGGACAGATGTAGAAGACTTCCTTGAGAAACTTGCTGCTAGGACTGGAAAACTGCTAAAG GGTGGTGAGCCTGATTTGCAGACTGTGAGCAAGATGGTTCTCAATGActggcagaggggcagaatccctttCTTTGTGAAGCCACCAAATGCAGAACCAGGTCAGCCTGGTTCCCAG CCTCCTGTGTTGGAAGCATCTGTGACATCCAGCCAAGATAATACTGAAGAGAAAGTCTCTGAGTTGGTGGTATCAAGTGTGGAGCCAGCAGAAGAGGGGAGCAGCACAAACACTGAAATCAGGGAGCTCATGTCCCACGTTCGGCAGAACTTTGGCAGGATTAATGTGGCACCTCAATTCTCAGAAGAAGACCTGGTTCCTGTGGATGTGCCAGGTTTTGATGACACAGATTCCTctggagaggaggagcaggaggaagaggaaaaagaagagaatgaGCAACATCACGATCCGGGAGAGGAGGAATTGCAGGTGGCTGCACCAGGTGCCCAGGAGAGCTCTAAAGCAGTTCTTAAGGCTTTGGAGGACAAGAttgcaaaatacaaaaaattttTGGATAAAGCCAAGGCCAAGAGATTCTCAGCAATAAG AATCCCTAAGGGACTGAGTGACAAAGTGTTTGCAAAATCCATGCAGAAGGCTGAAGAACCCAAAGAAACTGAAGACAGAG gcagcacagagaagaaaagaaagaggaaagaagaagaggaaggtgatgatgatgaagacCAGTTGGGTAAACAGCCTTGTAAGAAACTCACATCCAAAGAA AGGAGACGAGCTGAGAGGCAGCAGCGCTCCAAAAAAGTCGGAGTCCGGTATTATGAAACTCACAACgtgaaaaataagaataagaacaagaaaaaaactggCTTGGAGGGACAAAGATCAAAgcacaaaaaatacaaacataagCAATAG